One segment of Pseudomonas sp. FP2196 DNA contains the following:
- a CDS encoding aminoglycoside phosphotransferase family protein, translated as MPDQDVRLQHLKVWLDEQLAILFADQGWGAVPPATLTAASSDASFRRYFRWEGAGRSFVVMDAPPPQENCKPFVDIAFLLAKSGINVPKIYAEDLERGFLLLNDLGNKTYLDVIDGENADALFSDALQALLAFQQLPMVAPLPSYDVALLRRELELFPEWYVKRELGIEFDSTQQQQWQHVSDLLIDSALAQPKVLVHRDYMPRNLMLSEPNPGVLDFQDAVYGPVTYDVTCLFKDAFLSWPEERVRGWLESYWQQASALNIPVQADVEDFLRASDLMGVQRHLKVIGIFARICHRDGKPRYLADVPRFFSYIEAVIARRPELAELQALFTSLRGGATA; from the coding sequence ATGCCTGACCAAGATGTACGCTTGCAACACCTGAAAGTTTGGCTCGATGAGCAGTTGGCAATCCTGTTTGCAGATCAAGGCTGGGGCGCCGTGCCCCCGGCCACGTTGACCGCGGCCAGCAGCGACGCGAGTTTTCGACGTTACTTCCGTTGGGAAGGCGCGGGTCGCAGCTTCGTCGTAATGGACGCGCCACCCCCCCAGGAAAACTGCAAACCGTTCGTGGATATCGCCTTTTTGCTGGCGAAATCCGGAATAAATGTGCCGAAAATTTATGCCGAAGACCTCGAACGCGGATTTCTTTTGCTCAATGACCTGGGCAACAAGACCTATCTGGACGTGATTGATGGCGAAAATGCCGACGCATTGTTCAGCGATGCACTGCAAGCGCTGCTGGCTTTTCAGCAGTTGCCGATGGTCGCACCGTTACCGAGTTACGACGTTGCATTACTGCGTCGCGAACTGGAACTGTTCCCCGAGTGGTACGTGAAGCGTGAATTGGGTATCGAATTCGATTCGACCCAACAGCAACAGTGGCAACACGTCAGCGACCTGTTGATCGACAGCGCCCTGGCCCAGCCGAAAGTGCTGGTGCACCGCGACTACATGCCGCGCAACCTGATGCTCAGCGAGCCCAATCCCGGCGTGCTGGATTTCCAGGATGCGGTCTACGGTCCGGTGACCTACGACGTGACCTGTCTGTTCAAGGACGCTTTCCTCAGTTGGCCTGAAGAACGCGTACGTGGCTGGCTGGAAAGCTACTGGCAGCAAGCCTCGGCCCTGAACATCCCGGTGCAGGCAGACGTTGAAGACTTCCTGCGCGCCAGCGATTTGATGGGCGTGCAGCGTCATTTGAAAGTCATCGGCATTTTCGCGCGCATCTGCCATCGGGATGGCAAACCGCGTTACCTCGCCGACGTACCGCGCTTCTTCTCCTATATAGAAGCAGTGATCGCCCGTCGTCCTGAGCTGGCCGAACTGCAAGCGCTGTTCACCAGCCTGCGTGGTGGAGCGACGGCATGA
- a CDS encoding alpha/beta hydrolase family protein, translating to MPSVYRLAMPALCLSLILPCAFSVQAADPAPAAPAEKSAEEKPAERQPLLERSQEEAAALERKVPAQEQQQLQAGSDTFLALWKPANTAEPKGAVIIVPGAGETADWPQAIGPLRRKLPNAEWSSLSITLPDLQSDAIAPRVIEAVAAPKAPETGSKDATTAQPIEQAAGGEAEVADQVVAETTEEQAKADAERIFARIDAAIAYAEQQSARRIVVLGHGTGAYWAARFLNERQTAQVEKFVMVDAQAPAKAKPPLAELTPTLKLPTADIFYMDKPLDRNAALERMQASKRLKTSAFSQVALKALPDNKAEQEQLFRRVRGWLNPQNTD from the coding sequence TTTCTGTCCAAGCGGCCGACCCGGCCCCTGCCGCCCCTGCGGAAAAATCCGCCGAAGAAAAACCGGCCGAGCGCCAACCACTGCTTGAGCGTAGTCAGGAAGAGGCCGCAGCACTGGAACGTAAAGTCCCGGCGCAAGAACAGCAACAACTTCAAGCCGGCAGCGACACTTTCCTCGCCTTGTGGAAACCGGCCAACACCGCCGAACCGAAAGGCGCGGTGATTATCGTCCCCGGCGCTGGCGAAACCGCTGACTGGCCGCAAGCAATTGGTCCATTGCGACGCAAATTGCCGAACGCCGAATGGAGCAGCCTGAGTATCACCTTGCCCGATCTGCAAAGCGATGCCATCGCTCCACGCGTCATTGAAGCCGTTGCCGCGCCGAAAGCCCCCGAAACTGGCAGCAAGGACGCCACCACCGCGCAGCCGATCGAACAGGCAGCAGGCGGTGAGGCCGAAGTCGCCGATCAGGTGGTTGCCGAAACGACTGAAGAACAAGCCAAAGCCGATGCCGAACGCATCTTCGCGCGCATCGATGCCGCCATTGCCTACGCCGAACAGCAAAGTGCGCGGCGCATTGTCGTGCTGGGTCATGGAACCGGCGCGTATTGGGCTGCGCGTTTCTTGAACGAGAGGCAAACGGCACAGGTGGAGAAATTCGTCATGGTCGACGCGCAAGCACCGGCCAAGGCCAAACCGCCGCTGGCGGAGCTGACACCAACGCTGAAGCTGCCGACGGCTGATATTTTCTACATGGACAAACCGCTGGATCGCAACGCGGCGCTGGAACGCATGCAGGCGAGCAAGCGCTTGAAAACGTCGGCGTTCAGCCAGGTGGCGCTCAAGGCATTGCCGGATAACAAGGCTGAGCAGGAGCAACTGTTCCGTCGCGTGCGAGGCTGGTTGAATCCGCAGAACACGGACTGA
- a CDS encoding DnaJ domain-containing protein translates to MLWPGTLIGAGAGFAIASIPGAMLGALLGQALDRRLHLQSWGHLREKLGGRPMLRNDELLFVLLGRLAKSDGRVMDGHIQQARNEMRALEMSEPATRRAIAAFNRGKSGGDNLRGYLRRLSAQPHAAEGVLRACWRMVWADGRAGVSERELLAQWGKWLGWTTHQVQALASDYEPGKRPIVSAAVSYQEAMRLLGVSASSEPAQIKRAYRRLLSRHHPDKIAGSGATPMQVREATDKTRELHNAYTLIRERRDFR, encoded by the coding sequence ATGTTGTGGCCAGGGACTCTGATTGGAGCCGGAGCGGGTTTTGCGATTGCCAGCATTCCGGGGGCCATGCTTGGGGCTTTGTTGGGGCAGGCGCTGGATCGGCGTCTGCATTTGCAGAGCTGGGGACATCTGCGGGAGAAACTCGGTGGTCGGCCGATGCTGCGCAACGACGAACTATTGTTCGTGTTGCTCGGGCGTCTGGCCAAGAGTGACGGACGGGTCATGGACGGGCACATCCAGCAGGCGCGCAACGAGATGCGCGCGCTGGAGATGAGCGAACCGGCGACGCGCCGAGCGATTGCGGCGTTCAATCGCGGCAAGTCCGGGGGCGATAATCTTCGCGGTTATCTGCGGCGTTTGAGTGCGCAGCCGCATGCGGCCGAAGGCGTGTTGCGCGCGTGTTGGCGGATGGTCTGGGCCGATGGTCGTGCCGGCGTCAGCGAGCGGGAATTGTTGGCGCAATGGGGTAAATGGCTGGGCTGGACGACGCATCAAGTGCAGGCGTTGGCCAGTGATTACGAGCCCGGCAAACGGCCCATCGTCAGCGCGGCGGTAAGCTATCAGGAGGCGATGCGCCTGCTCGGCGTGTCGGCGAGCAGCGAACCGGCGCAGATCAAACGGGCTTACCGACGTCTGCTCAGCCGTCATCACCCGGACAAGATTGCCGGCAGTGGTGCGACGCCGATGCAGGTGCGAGAGGCGACCGATAAAACCCGCGAGTTGCACAACGCCTATACGTTGATTCGTGAGCGGCGGGATTTTCGATAG
- the murU gene encoding N-acetylmuramate alpha-1-phosphate uridylyltransferase MurU, giving the protein MKAMILAAGKGERMRPLTLTTPKPLVRAGGVPLIEYHLRALAAAGFSEIVINHAWLGQQIEDYLGDGSQFGLSIQYSPEGEPLETGGGIFRALPLLGDDAFLVVNGDIWTDYDFSVLHQPITGLAHLVLADNPAHHPTGDFSLVDGQVIDGQPTAATLTYSGIAVIHPQLFDGCADGAFKLAPLLRKAMADGQVTGERLKGHWVDVGTHERLAEAETLIEASR; this is encoded by the coding sequence ATGAAAGCAATGATTCTGGCGGCAGGCAAAGGCGAGCGCATGCGCCCGCTGACCCTGACTACGCCGAAACCGCTGGTGCGTGCCGGCGGTGTGCCATTGATCGAATATCACCTGCGCGCCCTCGCGGCAGCCGGTTTCAGCGAGATTGTGATCAACCACGCCTGGCTCGGTCAGCAGATCGAGGATTACCTGGGCGACGGTTCGCAGTTTGGTCTGAGCATCCAGTACTCGCCGGAAGGCGAGCCGCTGGAAACCGGCGGCGGGATTTTCCGTGCGCTGCCATTGCTCGGCGACGATGCGTTCCTGGTGGTGAACGGTGATATCTGGACCGATTACGATTTCAGCGTGCTGCACCAGCCGATCACCGGTCTGGCGCATCTGGTGCTGGCGGATAATCCGGCGCATCACCCGACAGGGGATTTTTCTTTGGTAGACGGTCAGGTCATCGACGGCCAGCCGACTGCCGCCACCCTGACCTACAGCGGCATCGCCGTCATCCATCCGCAACTGTTCGACGGCTGCGCCGACGGCGCTTTCAAACTGGCACCGCTGCTGCGCAAGGCCATGGCGGATGGGCAGGTGACGGGCGAGCGCCTGAAAGGTCATTGGGTGGATGTCGGTACGCATGAGCGTCTGGCCGAAGCTGAAACCTTGATAGAAGCGAGTCGCTGA